The genomic window CTTTGCTCAAGATATACCGTATAGTGTATAAAGTATATTTTTGTTGCTATACATCTAAATAACCTAGTATAAAGTAGTATATTTTTGTTTCTATGCATCTAAATAACCTAGTGGTCCGGAGCAGTCTATCAGACTATCCAAATCCTATATAGAGGCTGTATTTTTCATCGAAGACGTAAATGAGATCTACGCGATCTTTCTCGGAAGACGCACATCATATGGTAGCACCACGAGGAATTTGCTGTAGGATTTTTTCGGTGCCCTCCTTCCCCTTGCTCTAGACCTCGACCTCCCCGTGTCTTCCCCTCCCGTCGTCGCCGACCACCTCATCCACCGCCGTAGGCCAAACTTCGACCCAGTACAACTGAGCCGCAGCCGATACTCGCCTAGCGCCCGTCCGATCTCGTTGCCTCCAGGGAGCGCATGGGGCTACGCCGTTGAGGCTTGCCAGTGCCCCACGGTGGCGCGCGCCGAGGCCGTGGAAAGCAGAAGCAGCCGCGGAATCCGGAAGCCGATCCACGAGCCGCGAGGTATCCGCACTTCCTGAGTCGCAGCAGCGAGAGGAGGGGTGACAGATGGACGAGTTCGAGAGCGGCGATAAGGGAATCGCCGGCCCGGCCCCGGGCCCCGGCGCTGGCGACGACGGCAACTCGGCGCCGCTCCCTGAGACGGTATGGTATCTCCTGGCTGCCTCTACTTTAGATGTTCGTGGATGGTAGCGCCTAGGGTTCTACTTGCTTGATTAGACGCTGGAATTTGTGGATCGTGGATCGAATTTGGTAACCTCACTCGGAGGACGGTGAGATAGTTTGCTTGTGTAGTTATAAGTTGCTCTAGTGGCTGTGTGTCTACAATAAATTAGCTGGGATACCTCCTGCGCCGCTCCCTGAGACAATGACGCTGAAAATCTCTCTTAGGCTcaaccgcaaaaaaagaagaagagaaaatctCTCTTAGGCTGCCATGATAAAAAATGGAGCACTGGGCGCAGTATTACAAAGATTATATCTCTTTATGTTGAGGATATATCCCCCCAAGGTGTGGATTAATCCTTAAACGATTAGAGTAGGATTCCTGTGTTTCCAAGTATAATGTTATAGTAGGATTGAAATGTCTGATCTAGGTTAGAGCTATGAGCGGTGAGAAGTGGCATCAAAAGAGCTGAAATTGTAACTACTGGTCCTACTTCATCAAACAGTTGCTAGGATCTTAGCCGAAAGAAGTGGATACATCTGTTTATTTTTTGGTCAACTGTCTGTTTCTCTTCTCGAAGTTTGAACATATACAAAAAGTActgcctccgttccaaaatacttgtcgtggttttagttaaaatttgaactaaaaccactttGAACTTAAACCACGACAAGTATTTTGGTTGGAGGGAGTACTTGTTATGTAAATGTGGGACATCACTATGAGTTAACGTGGAGTTTGCATAGCTGCTGCCTGTTTTGCCAGTTCTTTGCATTTTTTTTGGTCACCTAGTGTGTCTAGGGTGCTGTGACTTTCTGTTTCATTATTGTCAGAAAATCCAACCTAAATACTGGCCATAtataattattatttttctttATACATAATGTTGTGCATGCAGTAGGCAACATGTTGGCTGGACATGCTGCCGAATGTACCATTTCTGGTGTGCACAGCCTGCATTCAGTGAATATTATTGTTTATGTTGATTAACATATGACCCCCTGTCCCGTTGCTGTTTGCTTTATAATGCTCCACTGTTGAGATGAGTTCCCTAGGcttaaattgctgttttttgccatgTCCAGGAGTGGTCATTTGTCGATCTAACCTACTGGATCTGTGCCTTTGTCCATCTAGGTTTTGTGCATTTTTCAACCTTGTACGTTAGTTCTATAGTTTTGTGGCTGGTTTTTTCGACTCTGTTTTCATTATTTTGTTTCCTGTTTTTGTTAAATTTGCCTAGTTCAGTGTTACAGCTAAAATCTAGTTGCAATTCGAATTGGGTGCTGTGCTGTGCTGTGGTGAACCTATTGGTATTATGCAGGTGTAAGATATTTTTCTATGGCTGCAAGAATCTAAAAGAGGTTTCACTTTGTATATGCGCTATGTAGAGCCGCACTGTAGCTGCTACGAAATGGAAATATCAAATATATGGTTTGCTTGTAACAGTGACGCAATATTCACTTCAATCCTTTTATGCATCTACATTTCATTTTACATCATGTATAAAGGNNNNNNNNNNNNNNNNNNNNNNNNNNNNNNNNNNNNNNNNNNNNNNNNNNNNNNNNNNNNNNNNNNNNNNNNNNNNNNNNNNNNNNNNNNNNNNNNNNNNNNNNNNNNNNNNNNNNNNNNNNNNNNNNNNNNNNNNNNNNNNNNNNNNNNNNNNNNNNNNNNNNNNNNNNNNNNNNNNNNNNNNNNNNNNNNNNNNNNNNNNNNNNNNNNNNNNNNNNNNNNNNNNNNNNNNNNNNNNNNNNNNNNNNNNNNNNNNNNNNNNNNNNNNNNNNNNNNNNNNNNNNNNNNNNNNNNNNNNNNNNNNNNNNNNNNNNNNNNNNNNNNNNNNNNNNNNNNNNNNNNNNNNNgaaatatgaaaacggaaacggaaatttgcaaaatgaaaatggaaatggagggatgaaaatggagtggaaagtttccgcttTTCCGGAGGGAAAATGGAAACGGAGGggaaatatgaaaacggaaacggaaatttgcaaaatgaaaatggaaatggaattttttatgcggaaacggaaacaaaaacggaATGGTGTTTTCTGGTGGAACACACGTGGAAACGGAACTTTCCGTTTCTGTTAATATGGAATTTTTGTTTCTGCTATAGGCCCATGGCTGCTTTGTAGCTCAACTACCAAACAATACACAATGACACAGCGAGTAAAATGAGCAGAATGTATTATTTGAGTACCAAGTTTTACTACCACACACATACTCAACTAGACCCTATACGGAATTGTCATGTACTACTACAACACTACCCTATTGTGCTAACACAACCATATTATTTTCTAGCCATGTTAACAATTCCATCAATTTGTTTGTTTTTTGTCTGtgtttctctatgattcaagggggtTTTAAGTTCCGGTCAACAAACAGATTTGTTTCCGTGTCCGCTCTGTATTCGCTCCGTGTTTGTTTCCGGTAGTATCAGTTTCCGTATTTGTTTtcggggtttctgtattcgtttctgcttctgcaaaaaaaatatgaaaacaaatatgatagcacCCAGTTCCGTTCGTTTTCGTGCCGTTTTCATCCCTAGGTGGGGGTGAGGGAGGCGCTTCTAAATCTGGAAAATAGTGTCACTCCTGCACATGTTATGTTTGTGATTGGAAGATAATCCTTTATTCATCTATTGGTTTAGGTGCAAATTGGAAATTCACCAACCTATAAGCTTGGAAGGAAGCTTGGAAAGGGTGGATTTGGACAAGTATATGTTGGTCGACGTGTTTCCTCTCCCAGTCTTGGTGATAGAAACCCTGGTGCAAATGCTTTGGAGGTCATTATATCTCTTGGAAGGTTTGACGTGTTGCTAGAACTGATGCCATCTGGTACTGAAGCATTTTTTATCTGTCAGGTTGCATTAAAGTTTGAACATCGAACCAGCAAAGGTTGCAATTATGGAGCTCCATCCGAGTGGCAGGTTTACAAGTGAGTAGTTGATTTTTTGTTCTGTTTCTCTTCGATGTATTTTTTTGGCAAGTTATTAGTTGGATATATTGTTCCTTCTTTTGCTTATGTTAAACCTACCTCTTGCAGCACTCTTAGTGGAAATCATGGTGTCCCACGGGTACATTACAAAGGAAAGCAGGGCGAGTTTTACATCATGGTAACGGATCATGTGCTGTTCATTCTCCGTACATAGTGGAACATTACCTAAAACAGTTCAATTGTACTTGTGTATGTGGGCCCTCTTTGGTATGGGGTCCTACAAGTTTGTGTGTTATAACTTCCAAACATCCACTCAGCCATTGTTTGGTGGAGATTTATTTTATTCCTTTCCTTAAGTAACTATCAACAAACTTGCTTTTATGCAATTCTATTTGGTGTTTATGCAGGTTATGGATATGTTGGGACCAAGCCTGTGGGATGTTTGGAATAATAATTCCCATTCGTGAGTATCTGCTCACTGTTTATAATTATCTTTCACAGTTCATATGCAACGTTTCAATTATATCCAGTTGTGGTATCTGTTGTAGGATGTCTGTTGAAATGGTTGCCTGTATAGCTATAGAAGCCATCTCCATACTGGAAAAGATGCACTCAAAAGGGTAATTTGGTGCTCCATTCTTCAGATGGGGTCTTGCATAGTGCTTGTGAATTTCTGGCTAACAATACAGTATATGACAGGTATGTCCACGGCGATGTGAAACCTGAGAACTTTCTGCTTGGTCCGTGTGGTACCCTGGAAGAGAAGAAACTTTTTCTTGTTGATCTTGGACTGGGTAATTCATAATCATATTCCACTTTTATATGACGTCTATTTGGTATAAAATATTTATGTTACTTATGTTAACCTATCATTTTGTACTAACGCAGCTACGAAATGGAAGGGTGCTGGTAACGGGCACattgaatacgaccagagacctgATGTATTTAGGTTCGGATGGAAATATATTTATGATGCACTTCATTTTGTGCACTCTTTGTAGTTGACATAATCTTTTCCTTGTCTGCTCTTGTGAACAGGGGAACTGTTCGTTATGCTAGTGTGCATGCTCACTTGGGAAGAACTGGAAGTAGGAGAGATGACCTTGAATCCCTCGCATACACACTTATTTTTCTTCTCCGTGGCCGCCTACCTTGGCAAGGATACCAGGTTAATTTATTTTGGTGTTGGAGCTTCTTTTCTTCTTACTCCTGTTTCTATTTCTAAGTTTTCGTTTGTTCTTATTCAGGGAGACAACAAAGGTTTCCTTGTCAGCAAGAAAAAGATGTCCACCTCCCCAGAATCTCTGTGTGGCATTTGTCCACAGTCTTTTCGACACTTTGTTGAGTATGTTGTGAACTTGAAGTTTGACGAAGAACCCAATTATGCCAAGTGCATCTCTCTTTTTGATGGCATTGTTGGTCCACATCCAGATACCAGGCCAATAAACACAGATGGTGCTCAGAAAGTACATTTTCTGTTAACTTCAATTCTTACTACTTACCATTTTCATTAACTTTAAGGACTTATCCATGTCACCATTGGAAACATAATTACTTACCAAGAATTTCAGTTGTTTGTTCTTGTTGATTTTGTAGATTGGATTTACTCAGTTTTGGATCTTCCATTGAACTTTTTCCTGTCTATTTTATTTTTGTAGTATAAAATTTCAAATGTTGATTATGTACATAGGACTAAAACATCATGTTGTGCCATTATAGACCACATGAAGTCATTTGTATTTTAAAAGTTGGGACAGTGGTATTCCATGTATGAATATGTTGTGTCATGCATTGAATTTGTTTTGAACTGTTAAGTTGAGCAACGTATCCTATATATTTACAGTTTCCCGGTTGCATGTTGCAAGTCACCTCCTtttatttactccctccgtcccacaatataagacgcTTTTGCAAGCTAACATAGCTTCAAAAATGCTGCCTAATACTTTATTGGATTGCTACCAGCTAATATATCAGGTCGGTCAGAAGCGGGGCCGTCTCATAGcagaggaagatgatgagcaacCTAAGAAGAAGATTAGAATGGGAATGCCAGCAACTCAGTGGATTAGTGTCTACAGTGCCCGGCGGCCTATGAAACAGAGGTTTGCTTGGCGCTTATCTTCTTTATAGTAGTAGTAAGGTCAAAAGAGAATTTTTCACTGTGTTACTACATTTATTTTCCAGGTACCACTATAATGTTGCAGATGATAGATTAGTGCAACATATTCTGAAAGGAAATGAAGATGGCTTGTTTATAAGTTCAGTTTCCTCTTCCGCAAACCTGTGGGCTTTAATAATGGATGCTGGCACCGGTTTTACTGCTCAAGTATATGAAATTTCTCAACATTTCCTTCACAAGGTGAGCAATTAGTTCAGGCCATCCTGCTTCCAGATGTATCTTTCTCTGTTTATCGTTGAGTAAAAATACTTACCAATTGTTCATGAGATCTTGTTTGCCATTCTTGTTGTATTGTGTTTTTATAGCTATTAACTTGCTTGTACTATGTTAGGAATGGATCCTGGAGCAGTGGGAGAGAAATTACTATATCACTGCGTTAGCTGGTGCGAACAGTGGAAGTTCTTTAGTGATCATGTCAAGAGGTAATATTATTATTCAACTTGATAGCTGGACTGCCGCTTGCATGCTTGGTTCCCAGGTCACCATTCTGTGATCTGATGCTGACTACCAAGACTGATCTTTAAAATCTACTCCAACATACATATTTTGTTAAATTTCTGCTTTTGCCCGAAGTACGTTTAATAGGCCGTATAAGTGCCAATCTGGTTACATGGCAATGCATTTTAAAATGCCCTACAAGTTCAACCTTTTGGCATAACAAGCTATACACAAAGATTGCCACGGAACCATTTGGACACATACGGATATACCTTTTAGGGGTTGTTTGGA from Triticum aestivum cultivar Chinese Spring chromosome 3B, IWGSC CS RefSeq v2.1, whole genome shotgun sequence includes these protein-coding regions:
- the LOC123069191 gene encoding casein kinase 1-like protein HD16; this encodes MDEFESGDKGIAGPAPGPGAGDDGNSAPLPETVQIGNSPTYKLGRKLGKGGFGQVYVGRRVSSPSLGDRNPGANALEVALKFEHRTSKGCNYGAPSEWQVYNTLSGNHGVPRVHYKGKQGEFYIMVMDMLGPSLWDVWNNNSHSMSVEMVACIAIEAISILEKMHSKGYVHGDVKPENFLLGPCGTLEEKKLFLVDLGLATKWKGAGNGHIEYDQRPDVFRGTVRYASVHAHLGRTGSRRDDLESLAYTLIFLLRGRLPWQGYQGDNKGFLVSKKKMSTSPESLCGICPQSFRHFVEYVVNLKFDEEPNYAKCISLFDGIVGPHPDTRPINTDGAQKLIYQVGQKRGRLIAEEDDEQPKKKIRMGMPATQWISVYSARRPMKQRYHYNVADDRLVQHILKGNEDGLFISSVSSSANLWALIMDAGTGFTAQVYEISQHFLHKEWILEQWERNYYITALAGANSGSSLVIMSRGTTYAQQSYKVSDAFPFKWINKKWKEGFYVTSMATAGSRWAVVMSRNAGFSDQVVELDFLYPSEGIHQRWDNGYRITATAATLDQAAFILSIPRRKPNDETQETLRTSAFPSQHVKEKWSKNLYLASICYGRAAS